The Rhipicephalus sanguineus isolate Rsan-2018 chromosome 10, BIME_Rsan_1.4, whole genome shotgun sequence genome segment acgagtgctataccatgaatacacctttccagggaaaatccgcactgccgggaagccccacttcaaggttaaatgaacatattaccctcacatcgattcatcattttttaagtttaaaaacttgttgtaccagcttatatgctccaagtgtagtaaattttaaaacgtaacatactttacaggttatcacttgcattctaccaaaagccaaatcctcctactattcaaagttgcttccacttcctttgaacccaaaagaatgacatttgcacatgccctgttacaatatatatataaaaaaaaaaaaaatgtgcaggttggttgggtcatgacaaatatgctcgtttttctttataatgggtgatatatactattcgaattcgattcgaaattattcgaccaaaatcactattcgctccgaacctaaaatttactatttgcacaagcctactgACCACTCATTAGTATCCAGACATCACTACATTTGAAATGAGTATTACAGACTAAATTGTTGTTGACTTTGTTGACATTTGAAATGAGTATTACAGACTACATTTTTGTTGACTTTGTTGACATCTACATGTAACTGCATGTACATGTAACTGCAATCTCTTGTAGCATGGATCAAACCTCAAGACCCAATGGGCTCTGTACAGTATGCACAAAGTGGCCAATCACAATAATGAAATGCATTGCAATTCAAGCTGCAAATGAAAGTGCCCATGTGACAGCACAGTTGCTTACTGGTGATAATTCCTTTCAATTGTGCTCTTGTTCAATCTAGATCAAGACAATGGCAATTGGGCTACCCCATAGCAACCTTGCCAGCTCCAGCTTAGCATGCTAGAAAACACTAAAACAAAGGTGTTAcacagcttaaaaaaaaaaaaaaaagcaaacgtgaAAAATATTTTCATGAGAAAGAACACCCCACCGACTGTAAAATTGAACTACACAAATAACAAACACagataacgaattatcggttataacgaagcaaatgaagaatagtcttgtcatagatacagtgttataaATTTTccgatataacaaagttattttcaaCGCAGACGTGattttgttataacgaggtttgagtatTACTGTATTGAAACTTCAGCATATTTTGCCAATTTATGTTTGTAACCACAACACCATCTGATTTTGTTGCAATCTACAAATAACTGCTTTGTCTCCTATCACAATCAAAAGAGACCACGTGACACAGGTAAGGAAATTCGCAGCTTTTGACAGAATAACAATATTTTCCATTTAGTTGCAGGAGGCTGTCTCCACTAAGCTCACCATGCCAGTTGAGAAATACTAGCTTAGAACACTCCaaattttctagccgcgttccgCACAAGTATAACGTACCAGAGTGGCATTCACATTCTTGACACTGTGTACAGCAACGGGTGGCACATTTCACTGCAGCTCTCCACTATTGGTGTACCTCACTGCTCTACACGAAACGACTGTATTGCACTGAAGCTTATTACCGGAAGTCTATTACAAACAAGTTCAAATCCATGCTGCATGAGCTATCCTTATATGGAGATACGCACATTGCACTTCCATCCACGTAAGCATCTACCAAGAAAATGTCAATTTGTAGGCATTTCAGGTGATGTAATTGCATGCTACTTATTAGCACACTTGCAGACGGGCAACACGGCACATACTGCATGTGGCAGGGCACGATCAAGTGTCATTACAAGCAACATGCACAGCGATGTTACAGACCTTTTCGCATCCCAGCTCCACCAGCAGCCGGTCGGCCACGAACTCAATGTAGCGCTTCATGAGCTCGCAGTTCATGCCAATGAGGGCCACTGGCAGGGCTTCGGTCAGAAATTCCTGCTCAATGACGACGGCGTCGCACACGATCTGCTTCACTCTGGTGGCCGACGGTTTGTGCACCAAGTGGCTGAACATGAGGCACGCAAAGTCCGTGTGCAGCCCCTGTGGAATTGACAGCTTCAAGTCATCAATGGAGCCTGTACCAACACTGCAGAATAGGGCTACCGAACCATAATACGAAAGAACGAGGCCATTCCAATACATGGTGCCTACATATTCTGAAACGGGTGGCTATATTTTGGGAGGATTGCGAGTACACAATGGCCATGACGTCATGTGTGCCGTTGGTAGCAGGCAGCCGGGGCTTGCCTCATGCCTGCCACTTTGATCGCCGGCACACCAGTGGCGCGACGTCACCCGTTTCCTGTGCTGCGATTGGCTGTGGCTATGCGACGGTGTTCTTCAGAAACGCAGCCAGCACACCGGATTCGAGCAAACACAATGCCACTTCTAGTCCATGGAGTGGCTGCTAGGCAGGGCAGTTAGTGAAAAACACATTAAATTCGCCATTTTCCGCTAGTTTTTGCCCGATTTCAGCATCCGAGCTTTCATTTTGGCTAAAAATCTCGGCGACAAAAGCtctgttcagtatccctttaagcctTGTACTCGGTGTGCCCATGTGCTCGACTCCTGCAATCACATAATGGGGAACATGATTTTTACCAACTTATGGAGATGGCTGGGATGCACTGCTTAAACCCTCGATGACTTGGCGAGGTCGGAAAAAGCGGGACATACCTCATCCCGGCTGATGAGCTCATTGCTAAAGGTGAGACCTGGCATGAGGCCTCGCTTCTTGAGCCAGAAGATGGACGCAAACGAGCCCGAGAAGAAGATGCCCTCGACAGCAGCAAAGGCAACCACACGCTCCCCAAAGCTGGCATTCCGGTCACCAATCCACTTGAGCGCCCAGTCTGCTTTCCGCTTGATGCACGGCATCGTCTCGATTGCATTGAATAGCCGCTCTCTGCCAGAGTcggggaaaaaaaataataaaaaatgccaTTTCTTACGGCTGTCTGTGATGGCCTTTTGCTAACTCGGGCAAGAAAAAAGATATTGCACAAAATGTTGCCACTAACAAACACCAAAGAAACATGTGCAATGAACTATACCGCATTTTGTCGCATCTAGCTCACATAAAATACATATTACACGGAAAATTCGGAGAGCTAGTCAGGTTGCAGATTATTCTGTTGCACAAGTTGGCTTCATGGCATCGTTTTACagtaatgcaaggaaggtggcTTCACGCCAATACACGGGGATTTTTTAATTAATCTTTTTTCCCCACCAATTTATAGTCGAGGATTATATGCAGTGGTGGGTTATACGGGAGAAAGTACAGCACACACGTACATAACTTCTAACTTCATGCTGACAGCTAAttatcattaaagggacactaaaggcaaataaatgaTTCAGGCCACACTGATCAATAGTCAAGAACCCCTCAAACATTATCGACATTATCGAGGGACACCACATGAGGCACCAATGGGACTTCCTAGCACTAGCCCAATGACATAGACTACCTTTGGTATAGTCCCGTCACATGTATCTATAATTAAAATATTGCAGCACATTGCAAGACTACATAAAATGCTAGCCGTGCGTTTCTTGGAGAGGACATATTTTTTCGTTGGTCAAGTTTGAGCACAGACCATACCAGCAATTATTTCCTCCCAGTAACAGCCGCAAATCTCAATGGCTATGCATTTAGGCGTACTGCAAGCGTCAAATTAAATAGCATGCGGGAGCCAGAAACAAGTCGTGGCCGTCATCTGTCCATTGGTAACAATGTGGGCAGTCAAAATGTTCCAAGTAAGAAAAGTGATCCATGCAATGGCCTCAGCTGCTCACTTTCTGGCTGCTGCTTTGGGGTTTAAGCAAGAAACCAGCCAGTAAGACGCAATGGCACATCCAACATCCACACAGCAGTTATGGGTAcgcacacactctctctctctcctaagtTAAGCGTTGTCTCTTGGCAAAAAGAGAAAGGAGACCACAAACTTTCTGGAATAGTATTTTAATTAACAATGCGCACCCACTTAAGCTTTTCTTTGGTGCTCCTCTAACACAAACCAAAAGCACAGTGTCTCGGTAAATGGGATTGATGCCTAAATGGAACAAATTCCTGCAATACGATTTGTTTAATAtgtgaattctgcacccctgaaCAGAACAAATTATCCTAGTTCCTGCAGCTTCCGTTTAATGAGTACACATAAATTCTGAATAACAGTCATATCTTGTCCAATCAATTAGTGATCAACTGTCTATGTTTAGGAGACCGAGGGTTCAAAGAGGAGCCACCACATCAAACAAACAGTTTGGAATAGACAAATGATATTACCTCTCCGACGCGTCCTTGATGTAGGTGTCGATGAGCAGGCTGTACATTTCAGAGTGCACATTCTCGATGGCCATCTGGAAGCCATAGAAGCACCGTGCCTCGGTCACCTGCACTTCTTGGCTAAAGCGCTCCACCTGCAAACAAGGAGCACTTGACATCAGAGCAAAACATAACTGGAAGCTTGGCAAGACTACACACAGCAAGAGGAATTATTTTGCGTGAAATGCATTGGAGGCTGTGTGGCAATACCGTTCTGTAGGTATGGAAGAACCCACAGTGACACCTAAATGTTTGTATCGATGCTGTGCAGTGAAGGTCACTGCAAGAAATTCGTTCCTTCAGTTGACTTGTTATGGCAAAATCACCGCCAGTTGGCTTACTAACGCGGCACCGTAAGCTACAGGCCAACTGTACCGAGAAGAAGGTGGCGTACCAGGTTCTCGTTGACGATGCCATCGCTGGCGGCGAAGAAGGCGAGGATGTGCGAGATGAAGTGCCGCTCCTCGGGCTTGAGCGCTTCCCAGTGCGGCAGGTCTTTGGCCAGATCCACCTCCTCGACGGTCCAGAAAGAGGCCTCGGCTTTCTTGTACATGCGCCAGATGTCCTCGTACTCGATGGGGAACATCACGAACCGACGAGGGTTCTCGCGCAGCAGAGGCTCGTCTTCCACGCCGGTCGTCGACCGCCGCGCAACCGGCGCCTGCTGCAGGCCCGAGAAGTACACATCATCCACATTTGCTGGGTTGGCAGAAACTGCGCTACATCGTACCATGCACTCACCTTCTTTTCAACTTTTCCGGTGTCGTCGGGCACCTGCAGGCAAAGAAAACGAGTGTGACCGTGAAATGGCGGAAACATTAGGACGCAGCTCGCCGACTATTATTGCGTAACAttcaggcgtcaaaacatttcCATGGCAGGAACGTGCTGCGATGAGCCGCACTTTTCGTAGCCATTCCTTTCGCTGACGAAAGGATTGTAGGCAAGTTCAACGGAGACGGGCGATGCCGCGGCGTAAGTACAACTACGGCGATGACTTTTAAGCAAAGtttgggattgggctagttggtaatccatcaaCAACCAGCGCAGGACGGACAAATAAAGGAACAACGCTTGCCTGTTCCCTTTCTTGttccttgtccgttctgcgctggttgttgaagctGACTTTAAGTCGGTAAATTAAGAGCGCAGCCCAAAACGCGAGGTCCGAGTTGTAAAGTACAATCGAGTGCGCACCTCGGGTCTATGCAGGCACTAGGCACCCGCCTCTTTTTTTGGCGGGAGAGTGGCGGATGAACATCTGGCGCCCCGCTTCATGTGCCTCGTTCGCTCTTTAGAAATACTAGTAATACAAGTAACACGCCACCAGCAACGGGTGCGTACGTGTAGCTGAGCAAATATGCGTTCACCATTCGCCTAATAACGTTCCAAAGACGACTAGCGCAGaaagctcagtggcagagcaccggacgaacgaacgaaagggTTGGAACTGCGATAACCTGCGAAAGGGTGGTATTCAGTG includes the following:
- the LOC119406836 gene encoding ribonucleoside-diphosphate reductase subunit M2, with product MSLSTRDMNVINNLKISIRDKENQVPDDTGKVEKKQAPVARRSTTGVEDEPLLRENPRRFVMFPIEYEDIWRMYKKAEASFWTVEEVDLAKDLPHWEALKPEERHFISHILAFFAASDGIVNENLVERFSQEVQVTEARCFYGFQMAIENVHSEMYSLLIDTYIKDASERERLFNAIETMPCIKRKADWALKWIGDRNASFGERVVAFAAVEGIFFSGSFASIFWLKKRGLMPGLTFSNELISRDEGLHTDFACLMFSHLVHKPSATRVKQIVCDAVVIEQEFLTEALPVALIGMNCELMKRYIEFVADRLLVELGCEKVYNSENPFDFMEHISLEGKTNFFEKKVGEYQKAGVMANKEDQVFTLDADF